The Streptomyces aurantiacus genome includes a region encoding these proteins:
- a CDS encoding HtaA domain-containing protein: MPSHPRTCVTLLCAAVLVALLPAGQAQAANRTVQGGRLDWGIKSSFQSYVTGPIANGSFSLTGGAATVGGSQFRFHSATGTYDGSSGSFNAGFSGGVHFLGHKKGDGSHQLDLTISRPTVRLAGNGGTLYADVTSKAKGTGAVTTSSQVPFASLSLGGIDMKGGGNAVQLNNLPATLTAQGAKSFAGYYTAGTALDPVSLSADVKPAAAAEPSRTPTPSPSKSKAKKETSGRIEDGAVDWGVRRTFREYVTGAIADGEWKLSGGAQDGGALFRFPEGSGTYDEKKQTLDATFAGAVRFTGEQGLDLELGKVRTEVTDSGKGTLYADVTSGSATEKKVPLVIFTAKDLKPKDGLARVTEAPAKLTAEGAEAFGGMYRAGTAMDPVSLAVALTDSAELPALPDLGSTESATPEAAADEPKTAEPRTEATASETGFPVLPVGLAAASLIAVAAALLVVRRRRARPAGGAPEES, encoded by the coding sequence ATGCCCTCGCACCCACGCACCTGCGTGACCCTGCTCTGTGCAGCGGTCCTGGTGGCACTGCTCCCGGCCGGCCAGGCCCAGGCGGCGAACCGGACCGTGCAGGGCGGCCGCCTGGACTGGGGCATCAAATCCTCCTTCCAGAGCTACGTCACCGGACCGATAGCAAACGGCTCCTTCTCGCTCACCGGTGGCGCCGCAACGGTCGGCGGCAGCCAGTTCCGCTTCCACTCGGCGACCGGCACGTACGACGGCTCCTCGGGCTCCTTCAACGCCGGTTTCTCCGGCGGAGTCCACTTCCTCGGCCACAAGAAGGGCGACGGCAGCCACCAGCTCGACCTGACGATCAGCCGCCCCACCGTCCGCCTCGCGGGCAACGGCGGCACCCTCTACGCCGACGTCACCAGCAAGGCGAAGGGCACCGGGGCGGTCACGACGTCCTCACAGGTGCCCTTCGCCTCCCTCTCGTTGGGCGGCATCGACATGAAGGGCGGCGGCAACGCCGTCCAGCTGAACAACCTGCCCGCCACGCTGACCGCCCAGGGCGCCAAGTCCTTCGCCGGGTACTACACGGCGGGCACCGCCCTCGACCCGGTCAGCCTCTCCGCGGACGTGAAGCCGGCGGCCGCCGCCGAGCCGTCGCGTACGCCGACCCCCTCCCCGTCCAAGTCCAAGGCGAAGAAGGAGACTTCCGGCCGGATCGAGGACGGCGCCGTCGACTGGGGTGTGCGCAGGACCTTCCGCGAGTACGTCACCGGAGCCATCGCCGACGGCGAGTGGAAGCTCAGCGGGGGCGCCCAGGACGGCGGTGCGCTCTTCCGCTTCCCCGAGGGCTCGGGCACCTACGACGAGAAGAAACAGACCCTCGACGCGACCTTCGCCGGAGCCGTCCGCTTCACCGGCGAACAGGGCCTCGACCTGGAGCTCGGCAAGGTACGGACCGAGGTCACGGACAGCGGGAAGGGCACGCTCTACGCCGACGTCACCAGCGGCAGCGCCACGGAGAAGAAGGTGCCGCTCGTCATCTTCACCGCCAAGGACCTCAAGCCGAAGGACGGCCTCGCCCGGGTGACCGAGGCGCCCGCGAAGCTCACCGCCGAAGGGGCCGAGGCCTTCGGCGGGATGTACAGGGCGGGCACGGCGATGGACCCGGTCTCCCTCGCCGTCGCACTGACCGACAGCGCGGAACTGCCCGCCCTGCCCGATCTGGGCAGCACGGAGTCGGCCACTCCCGAAGCCGCCGCGGACGAGCCGAAGACCGCGGAGCCCAGGACGGAGGCCACCGCGAGCGAGACGGGCTTCCCCGTCCTGCCCGTCGGCCTCGCGGCCGCTTCCCTGATCGCGGTGGCCGCCGCCCTTCTCGTCGTCCGCAGGCGCCGTGCGCGGCCGGCCGGCGGCGCCCCCGAAGAGAGCTGA
- a CDS encoding heme/hemin ABC transporter substrate-binding protein — translation MRVRVAGALLAVLAITATGCSSEAGSSASEPAAEAGAGAAADRVEPLTDTPAPRLPVTVRSSDGRDVTVEDAGRVVPLSGSLSEIVFTLGLGDRVVARDITATFAQAEKLPVVTRNHDVSAESVLSLKPDLVLAEATTGPAEAMSQIRDAGIPVLVVAPARGLDDVGPRIEAVADALGVSAAGKELTRRSEQRIAAVRKDIPQRTDKPRVAFLYLRGSASVYLIGGRGSGATSLLEAAGAVDAGAEAGLKKDFTAITTEALAQAAPDAILVMSKGLESVGGMDGLVGIPGVAQTPAGMDRRVVSVEDGVLLNYGPRTDQVLKSIVSQLYEDTE, via the coding sequence ATGCGTGTACGAGTGGCGGGAGCACTGCTTGCGGTGCTGGCGATCACGGCGACGGGCTGTTCCTCCGAGGCGGGATCGTCCGCGAGCGAGCCGGCGGCCGAGGCCGGGGCCGGCGCCGCCGCAGACCGTGTCGAGCCCCTGACGGACACCCCCGCCCCCCGGCTCCCGGTCACCGTGCGCTCGTCCGACGGCCGTGACGTCACGGTCGAGGACGCCGGACGCGTCGTGCCGCTCTCCGGCAGCCTCAGCGAGATCGTCTTCACCCTGGGCCTCGGCGACCGTGTCGTCGCCCGTGACATCACCGCCACCTTCGCGCAGGCGGAGAAACTGCCGGTGGTCACCCGCAACCACGACGTCTCCGCGGAGAGCGTGCTGTCGCTGAAGCCCGACCTCGTGCTCGCCGAGGCGACCACCGGGCCGGCGGAGGCGATGAGCCAGATCCGCGACGCGGGCATACCCGTCCTCGTCGTCGCCCCGGCCCGGGGCCTCGACGACGTGGGCCCGCGGATCGAGGCGGTCGCCGACGCCCTCGGAGTCAGCGCCGCGGGGAAGGAACTGACCCGGCGCTCCGAACAGCGGATCGCCGCCGTGCGCAAGGACATTCCGCAGCGCACCGACAAGCCGCGTGTGGCGTTCCTGTACCTCCGCGGCTCCGCGTCCGTCTATCTGATCGGAGGCAGGGGCTCGGGGGCCACCTCCCTGCTCGAAGCGGCCGGTGCCGTGGACGCAGGCGCCGAGGCGGGTCTGAAGAAGGACTTCACAGCGATCACCACGGAGGCCCTCGCCCAGGCTGCCCCCGACGCGATCCTCGTCATGTCCAAGGGCCTGGAGTCCGTCGGCGGCATGGACGGCCTGGTCGGGATTCCGGGCGTCGCACAGACCCCCGCCGGGATGGACCGCCGGGTCGTCTCGGTCGAGGACGGTGTCCTCCTCAACTACGGCCCCCGCACGGACCAGGTACTCAAGTCCATCGTCAGCCAGTTGTACGAGGACACCGAGTGA
- a CDS encoding bifunctional DNA primase/polymerase: MSAETGGRSGGQGRISQWLRGRRPRPDAAADSASREELLLAAAEAGLPLAPAAHPSAYRCSCDRVGCPTPARHPVSFAWQTQSTTDRAQIERWARHQPLANFITATGMVHDVLDVPLEAGQEALERLLASGVEVGPVALSGDDRMLFFTATRGTPEDEDEWWPCELDCHPETMDEHPGLRWHCRGSYVLVPPARLAGELTVEWARGPEHPLPDPLSLLEVLTDECARYAGVEREQIAAWPLRG, translated from the coding sequence ATGAGCGCAGAGACGGGCGGCCGCTCCGGCGGGCAGGGCAGGATCTCCCAGTGGCTGCGCGGCCGGCGTCCACGGCCGGACGCCGCGGCCGACTCCGCAAGCCGTGAGGAACTGCTGCTCGCCGCCGCGGAGGCCGGGCTGCCGCTCGCGCCCGCCGCCCATCCCTCCGCCTACCGGTGTTCCTGTGATCGCGTCGGGTGTCCCACCCCCGCGCGCCACCCGGTCTCGTTCGCCTGGCAGACGCAGTCCACGACCGACCGGGCGCAGATCGAGCGGTGGGCCCGGCATCAGCCGCTGGCCAACTTCATCACCGCGACCGGCATGGTGCACGACGTGCTGGACGTGCCGCTCGAAGCCGGGCAGGAGGCGCTCGAGCGGTTGCTCGCGTCCGGTGTCGAGGTCGGGCCCGTCGCCCTCTCGGGGGATGACCGGATGCTCTTCTTCACCGCCACGCGGGGTACGCCCGAGGACGAGGACGAGTGGTGGCCGTGCGAGCTGGACTGTCATCCCGAGACGATGGACGAGCATCCGGGGCTGCGGTGGCACTGCCGGGGGTCGTACGTGCTGGTGCCGCCGGCGCGGTTGGCCGGGGAGCTGACGGTGGAGTGGGCGCGGGGGCCCGAGCATCCGTTGCCGGATCCGTTGTCGTTGCTCGAGGTGCTGACCGACGAATGTGCTCGGTATGCGGGGGTCGAGCGGGAGCAGATTGCGGCGTGGCCGTTGCGGGGGTGA
- the efeB gene encoding iron uptake transporter deferrochelatase/peroxidase subunit — translation MTDATNPTDAANSTNAGDSAGRTDSAARTGSTDQADSTARAGSDSRTPSRRSLIGWGGAGLALGAAAAGGAVAATRSGDDVEPTAAGAGAAVAFHGTHQAGIATPVQDRLHFAAFDVKTTDRAAFVQLLKDWTEAARRMTAGHAVGEGAYGGLAEAPPDDTGEALGLKPSRLTLTIGFGPSLFERFDLADRRPQALVELPKFAGDNLDGNRSGGDLCVQACADDPQVAVHAIRNLARIGFGKVVVRWSQLGFGKTSSTTPEAQTPRNLMGFKDGTRNIAGTETDRLKKFVWVEEKDGPAWMTGGSYLVARRIRMNIETWDRTSLQEQEDIFGRDKGEGAPVGKAKERDKPFLKAMKPDAHVRLAHPDTNAGATLLRRGYSFTDGTDGLGRLDAGLFFLAYQRDVRKGFIPVQRSLAPDALNEYIQHVGSAIFAIPPGVRDKDDWWGRALFSKDPKEA, via the coding sequence ATGACGGACGCCACGAACCCCACGGACGCCGCGAACAGCACGAATGCCGGTGATTCCGCCGGCCGGACCGATTCCGCGGCCCGGACCGGCTCCACGGACCAGGCGGACTCCACGGCCCGGGCGGGCTCCGACTCCCGTACGCCGTCCCGGCGTTCGCTGATCGGCTGGGGCGGTGCCGGGCTCGCGCTGGGTGCCGCCGCGGCAGGCGGGGCGGTGGCCGCGACCCGCAGCGGCGACGACGTCGAACCGACCGCCGCCGGGGCGGGCGCCGCGGTCGCCTTCCACGGCACCCACCAGGCGGGCATCGCCACCCCGGTGCAGGACCGGCTGCACTTCGCCGCCTTCGACGTGAAGACGACGGACCGGGCCGCGTTCGTCCAGCTGCTGAAGGACTGGACCGAGGCGGCCCGGCGGATGACCGCCGGGCACGCGGTGGGCGAGGGCGCGTACGGCGGTCTGGCCGAGGCTCCGCCGGACGACACCGGTGAGGCGCTCGGGCTCAAGCCGTCGCGGCTGACCCTGACCATCGGTTTCGGCCCCTCGCTGTTCGAGCGGTTCGACCTCGCGGACCGGCGGCCGCAGGCCCTCGTCGAGCTGCCGAAGTTCGCGGGCGACAACCTCGACGGGAACCGCAGCGGCGGCGACCTGTGCGTCCAGGCGTGCGCGGACGACCCGCAGGTCGCGGTGCACGCGATCCGCAACCTTGCCCGGATCGGCTTCGGCAAGGTCGTCGTCCGCTGGTCCCAGCTGGGCTTCGGCAAGACGTCCTCGACGACTCCGGAGGCCCAGACCCCCCGCAACCTCATGGGGTTCAAGGACGGCACCCGCAACATCGCGGGCACGGAGACGGACCGGCTGAAGAAGTTCGTGTGGGTCGAGGAGAAGGACGGACCGGCCTGGATGACGGGCGGCTCGTACCTCGTGGCCCGGCGCATCCGCATGAACATCGAGACGTGGGACCGGACCTCCCTCCAGGAGCAGGAGGACATCTTCGGCCGCGACAAGGGCGAGGGTGCTCCGGTCGGGAAGGCGAAGGAGCGGGACAAGCCGTTCCTGAAGGCGATGAAGCCCGACGCGCACGTACGGCTCGCGCACCCGGACACCAACGCCGGGGCGACGCTCCTGCGCCGCGGCTACTCCTTCACGGACGGCACGGACGGGCTGGGCCGCCTGGACGCGGGCCTGTTCTTCCTCGCCTACCAGCGGGACGTGCGCAAGGGCTTCATCCCGGTGCAGCGGAGCCTGGCGCCGGACGCGCTCAACGAGTACATCCAGCACGTGGGTTCAGCGATCTTCGCGATTCCGCCCGGCGTCCGTGACAAGGACGACTGGTGGGGCCGGGCGCTGTTCTCGAAGGACCCCAAGGAGGCGTAG
- the efeU gene encoding iron uptake transporter permease EfeU, whose protein sequence is MFGNYLIGLREGLEASLVVCILIAYLVKTDRRDALKPVWIGIGVAVGIALGFGFALEFGSQELTFEAQEALGGSLSIVAVGLVTWMVFWMRRTARHLRSELHGKLDAALRMGTGALVATAFLAVGREGLETALFVWASVRASGDGTQGPLIGVLLGILTAVVLGYLFYRGAVRIDLAKFFTWTGGMLVIVAAGVLAYGVHDLQEADFLPGLTNKAFDISGTIPPDSWYGTLLKGVLNFQPDPTVVQVVVWVAYLVPTLAFFLAPQRSDRAGAKPSAPLREEVEEV, encoded by the coding sequence GTGTTCGGCAACTATCTGATCGGTCTGCGCGAGGGCCTGGAGGCGAGCCTCGTCGTCTGCATCCTCATCGCCTACCTGGTGAAGACGGACCGCCGGGACGCCCTGAAGCCCGTCTGGATAGGCATCGGCGTCGCGGTGGGGATCGCCCTCGGCTTCGGCTTCGCCCTTGAATTCGGCTCCCAGGAGCTGACGTTCGAGGCGCAGGAGGCGCTCGGTGGTTCGCTGTCCATCGTCGCCGTCGGCCTGGTGACGTGGATGGTCTTCTGGATGCGGCGGACCGCCCGGCACCTGAGGTCCGAACTGCACGGCAAGCTGGACGCGGCCCTGCGGATGGGTACGGGTGCGCTGGTCGCGACGGCGTTCCTGGCGGTGGGGCGCGAGGGCCTGGAGACGGCCCTGTTCGTCTGGGCGTCCGTGCGCGCGTCGGGCGACGGCACCCAGGGCCCGCTGATCGGCGTGCTTCTCGGCATCCTGACCGCGGTCGTGCTCGGCTACCTCTTCTACCGGGGCGCGGTCCGCATCGACCTCGCCAAGTTCTTCACCTGGACCGGCGGCATGCTGGTGATCGTGGCCGCGGGCGTCCTCGCGTACGGCGTCCACGACCTCCAGGAGGCGGACTTCCTGCCGGGCCTGACGAACAAGGCCTTCGACATCAGCGGGACCATCCCCCCGGACAGCTGGTACGGCACGCTCCTGAAGGGCGTCCTCAACTTCCAGCCCGATCCGACCGTCGTCCAGGTCGTCGTGTGGGTCGCGTACCTGGTGCCTACGCTCGCGTTCTTCCTGGCGCCCCAACGGTCCGACCGGGCGGGGGCGAAGCCGTCCGCTCCGCTCCGCGAGGAGGTCGAAGAGGTCTGA
- a CDS encoding heme ABC transporter ATP-binding protein gives MRWLRTRTAPPDPVAPGDVLAEAEALRVRLGAREVLSGVDVRARAGEVLALVGPNGAGKSTLLGALAADLPADAGVVRVHGRPVSGWSAHELALRRAVLPQSASLSFPFPVEEVVRMGRAPWAGGAQEYTRETDDEAVTAAMAATEVTEFAARPFSALSGGERARVALARVLAQRTRLLLLDEPTAALDLRHQELVLRICRDRARDGDAVVVVLHDLGLAAAYAHRVVILCAGRAVADGAPAEVFTDRLLSDVYKQPVEVFAHPRTGGVLVAPVRGS, from the coding sequence ATGAGGTGGCTCCGCACGAGGACCGCTCCGCCGGACCCCGTGGCGCCCGGCGACGTACTCGCCGAGGCCGAGGCCCTGCGGGTCCGGCTCGGCGCCCGCGAGGTGCTGTCCGGCGTGGACGTCAGGGCCCGCGCGGGCGAGGTGCTGGCACTGGTCGGCCCCAACGGGGCGGGCAAGTCCACCCTGTTGGGCGCGCTCGCCGCCGACCTCCCGGCCGACGCGGGTGTCGTACGCGTCCACGGCCGCCCCGTGTCCGGCTGGTCGGCGCACGAACTGGCCCTGCGCCGGGCGGTGCTCCCCCAGTCCGCGTCGCTCTCCTTCCCGTTCCCGGTCGAGGAGGTCGTACGGATGGGGCGGGCGCCCTGGGCGGGCGGGGCGCAGGAGTACACGAGGGAGACGGACGACGAGGCGGTGACCGCGGCCATGGCGGCGACGGAGGTCACCGAGTTCGCGGCCCGGCCCTTCTCGGCGCTCAGCGGCGGCGAGCGGGCCAGGGTCGCGCTCGCCCGGGTGCTCGCCCAGCGGACCCGGCTGCTGCTGCTCGACGAGCCGACGGCCGCTCTGGACCTGCGGCACCAGGAACTGGTGCTGCGGATCTGCCGGGACAGGGCACGCGACGGGGACGCGGTGGTCGTGGTGCTGCACGATCTGGGCCTCGCGGCGGCGTACGCGCACCGGGTGGTGATCCTGTGCGCCGGGCGCGCGGTGGCCGACGGGGCGCCGGCCGAGGTCTTCACCGACCGACTGCTTTCGGACGTCTACAAACAGCCGGTGGAGGTCTTCGCCCACCCGCGCACCGGTGGGGTCCTGGTGGCCCCCGTGCGGGGTTCTTGA
- the efeO gene encoding iron uptake system protein EfeO, producing the protein MRAVRLSVTAAATVAALAAVTGCTEKSDASGDDRVVEVTATDTKCEVSKKEFPAGHVQIDVTNKGSKVTEVYLLFPDDRIVTERENIGPGTSQKVTAEVKAGDYRIACKPGMKGKGIRQDVKATGTGKVAERDPRLDAAVASYREYAQEQADETLPKAKVFTDAVKAGDIEAAKKAYADSRIGWERTEPVAESFGDIDPKVDLREDGLEEGQDLEKDWTGWHRLERSLWKDKKLTDRDSELADQLVKDLEDWQNRVGKAEITPTSMANGAKELLDEVATGKVTGEEERYSHTDLVDFKANVEGAEKSYELLKPVASENDAALTKELDTQFAALDTLLDKYRKDKNSYEFTSYDKVGKADRKELSDAVNALAEPLSKLAAAVVK; encoded by the coding sequence ATGCGAGCCGTCCGACTCTCCGTCACCGCCGCCGCGACCGTGGCGGCGCTGGCCGCTGTCACGGGTTGCACCGAGAAGAGCGACGCGTCCGGCGACGACCGTGTCGTCGAGGTGACGGCCACGGACACCAAGTGCGAGGTGTCGAAGAAGGAGTTCCCCGCCGGTCACGTCCAGATCGACGTGACCAACAAGGGCTCCAAGGTCACCGAGGTCTATCTCCTCTTCCCCGACGACCGGATCGTCACCGAGCGCGAGAACATAGGCCCCGGCACCAGCCAGAAAGTCACCGCCGAGGTGAAGGCGGGCGACTACCGGATCGCCTGCAAGCCCGGCATGAAGGGCAAGGGCATCCGTCAGGACGTCAAGGCCACCGGCACCGGCAAGGTCGCCGAGCGCGACCCGCGCCTGGACGCGGCGGTCGCCTCCTACCGGGAGTACGCGCAGGAGCAGGCGGACGAGACGCTGCCCAAGGCCAAGGTCTTCACCGACGCCGTCAAGGCCGGTGACATCGAGGCCGCGAAGAAGGCCTACGCCGACTCGCGCATCGGCTGGGAGCGGACCGAGCCGGTCGCCGAGTCGTTCGGCGACATCGACCCGAAGGTCGACCTGCGCGAGGACGGTCTGGAGGAGGGCCAGGACCTGGAGAAGGACTGGACCGGCTGGCACCGCCTGGAGCGCTCGCTCTGGAAGGACAAGAAGCTCACCGACCGGGACTCCGAGCTCGCCGACCAGTTGGTCAAGGACCTGGAGGACTGGCAGAACCGGGTCGGCAAGGCGGAGATCACCCCGACCTCGATGGCCAACGGCGCCAAGGAACTCCTGGACGAGGTCGCCACCGGCAAGGTCACCGGCGAGGAGGAGCGCTACTCGCACACCGACCTGGTCGACTTCAAGGCGAACGTCGAGGGCGCCGAGAAGTCGTACGAGCTGCTGAAGCCGGTCGCCTCGGAGAACGACGCGGCGCTGACGAAGGAGCTCGACACGCAGTTCGCGGCGCTCGACACGCTGCTGGACAAGTACCGCAAGGACAAGAACTCCTACGAGTTCACCTCGTACGACAAGGTCGGCAAGGCCGACCGCAAGGAGCTCTCGGACGCGGTGAACGCGCTCGCGGAGCCGCTGTCCAAGCTCGCCGCCGCCGTGGTGAAGTAG
- a CDS encoding FecCD family ABC transporter permease, producing MTVTDKAAAHEGLVPQAPPASPPPRRSRRGATWLLGIGLAALLLLLTLASAGLGAYEIPPGDVLASVAHRAGLGGGELPRVPESVLWNVRFPRIVLALLVGASLGCAGALMQGVFGNPLAEPGVIGVSSGAAVGAVAAISLGLGFLGTWTVPAFAFVAGLGTALLVYSMSRSGGRTEVVTLILTGIAVNAFAGALIGLFIFLADTAAVNQITFWQLGSLSQATWPKVLAVLPCAAAGLVVAPLYARKLDLLALGERPARHLGVDVERLRIVLVLVVALLTAAAVSVSGVIGFVGLVVPHLLRMAAGPGHRFLLPGSALGGAVVLLAGDLAARTVAEPAELPLGVLTALFGSPFFFWLLRRTRRRQGGWA from the coding sequence GTGACCGTGACCGACAAGGCCGCCGCCCACGAGGGCCTGGTCCCGCAGGCCCCGCCCGCGAGCCCCCCTCCCCGCCGGTCCCGTCGCGGCGCAACCTGGCTGCTCGGCATCGGCCTGGCCGCCCTCCTCCTGCTGCTCACCCTGGCCTCCGCCGGACTCGGCGCGTACGAGATCCCGCCCGGTGACGTCCTGGCGTCCGTCGCGCACCGCGCGGGCCTGGGCGGCGGCGAACTGCCCCGCGTCCCCGAGTCGGTGCTCTGGAACGTGCGCTTCCCGCGGATCGTGCTCGCACTGCTCGTCGGTGCCTCGCTCGGCTGCGCGGGCGCGCTCATGCAGGGCGTGTTCGGCAACCCGCTCGCCGAACCGGGCGTCATCGGCGTCTCGTCGGGGGCTGCGGTCGGCGCGGTGGCCGCGATCTCGCTCGGTCTCGGCTTCCTCGGCACCTGGACGGTTCCGGCCTTCGCCTTCGTCGCGGGGCTCGGCACGGCGCTGCTCGTGTACTCGATGTCCCGCTCGGGCGGCCGTACGGAGGTCGTGACGCTGATCCTCACCGGTATCGCGGTGAACGCCTTCGCGGGCGCGCTGATCGGCCTGTTCATCTTCCTGGCCGACACCGCGGCGGTGAACCAGATCACCTTCTGGCAGCTCGGCTCGCTCTCCCAGGCGACCTGGCCGAAGGTGCTGGCGGTGCTGCCGTGCGCGGCGGCGGGACTGGTCGTAGCTCCGCTCTACGCACGGAAGCTGGACCTGCTGGCTCTCGGCGAGCGTCCGGCGCGGCACCTGGGTGTGGACGTCGAGCGGCTCCGGATCGTCCTGGTCCTGGTGGTCGCGCTGCTGACCGCCGCGGCCGTCAGCGTCTCCGGCGTCATCGGTTTCGTCGGGCTCGTCGTCCCGCACCTGCTGCGCATGGCGGCGGGCCCGGGTCATCGTTTCCTCCTTCCGGGCAGCGCCCTGGGCGGTGCGGTGGTGCTGCTCGCGGGCGACCTCGCGGCCCGGACCGTCGCCGAGCCCGCCGAGCTGCCGCTCGGTGTACTGACCGCGCTCTTCGGCAGCCCGTTCTTCTTCTGGCTGCTGCGCAGGACCCGTCGCAGGCAGGGAGGCTGGGCATGA